CAAAGTGGAGTcaccgtggatcagacttgttggtccagcacatcccacagatgctcaatcggattaatCGGATTGATATCTGGAGTATTTGGGGGCCAGGGAAACAccctgaacacttcatcatgttcctcttgGGCTGGGCAATATATATATCGATATTTATTATATGCTATTATATATACGATATTTTATCATGATATAATATGATAAcatttaaatgttgtcattctctGGTCTTAAAGGCTACGTTGCAGTAAAGtgacaattttctgaacttagtcaactgttttagctgagtgaaatgaacaatgaatgtctctacctgcttggtcatcatgtcCACAATATTAATATTCATTTACCAATGTTTTCTTGTGTGGTAAATATCTTACGGAAGCACCAATAGACATCTCCAAAATACTGCCACATTGTTGATATCAAGGTATTTGCCAAAAatacaccctgtgatggcctggtggcctgtccatggtgtctcctcacctggcgcccaatgactgctgggataggctccagcatccccgcgactctgagagcaggataagtgagttcggataatggatggatggatgagactagatattgtctgggattttggatattgtaatattgtgatatggcataaatgttgtcatttcctggttttaaaggctacattacagtaaagtgatgtaaTTGTCTGAACTTACCAaactgttctagctgttctattatttgccttgatccacttagttattatataggcattactgatgattatcaaaaatctgattgtgtaaatggtttgtgaaagcaccaatagtcaatCCCACAATACCATCAGAATATCGATATCATGGTATTTGGACCAAAAATTTTGTGATATTTGATTGTGTCCATATTGTCCAGCTCTAtgtccctcaaaccattcctgaacaatatgtgcaatgtggcagggtgcattgtcCTGCTGACAGAGACCACTACCATCAGAGAAAACCAGGGTGTACCTGGTTCACAATGATGTTTAAATAGGTAGCATGtttcaaattgatgtccacatgaatggccagacccagagattcccagcagagcattgcgcagagcatcacactgcttgTTATCTTCCCACACTGCATCCTattgccatcacttccccaagtAAACAATGCACACGTACAAGGCCATCTACATGAACTAAAAAGCAGACCAGGCAGACtttttccactgctccaaggtccagttccaacactCGCGTGCCTATTATAGGAGCTTTCAACCATGGACAGggttcatcatgggcactctgaccagtctgcggccacacagccccatatgcaccAGGGTGtggtgcactgtgttgtgacacattccttccataaccatcattaaaatcttctgacttgtgccacagtagaccttctgtaggTTCGGACAAGAtgagatagccttcgttgccctcgtgcattgatgagccttgggtgcccaacaccctgtcgccagtttgtggtttgtccctcctcggaccactgtcagtaggtattcaccactgctgaccgggagccccccacaagccttgccatctcagagatgctctgacctagtcacctggccataacaatttggcccttttcaaagtcactcaggtctttactcctgtccatttctcctgcatccaacatgttgactacgagaaTTCATTGTTCACTTATCATCTAAACTACCCAGACAttaacatgtgcccttgtttaaaGACGATCATTGTGAGTTGGCacatgggtgtatgtgtgtaaaaTTCCCTCTACTGGTTTTGCAACTGATTCAGTGACATCAACAAGCAAGCCTTATTACCCAGTGTTACCTTGTTCAAAATAAATGAGATTAAGGCAGCTGATTAACAATGCTGCCAGAGAAATCAAATCAGGTGTttatgaccgggatttcacgcctacctaaaactGCCATGGATGGCcaaaatgacggctggtttttaaactctatattctgtcaagataaatatccaattgagatattaatgcattacatatgttagtatgtctgttaagaaacgactgacacaaaaattaatattttaacaactttaatactatttttcaaacaatttaaaatcgctgctgtacaacgcctgtaaatactacaacgcctcggtggtagtcatggtgtgtttGAAACGGCGCCTGTAAGCAGACATGTtgaaaataatcaaaaatcaagtttagattattactctgcactggagaatgctagtgtgtttctaggacagagcaaataacttcacaaaggaaatgacacacgtcataaatagtgacatgatgcacacGCTGACGTGCAAATTACGcgccatggttgttttaggtagaattTATCACTTTTTTGTGTGCATTTGATCTGAAACTCATTTTAattcaaatatatgcaattttaggagcattcactgatcggcttttttttcttcttttttcagaaagttattaaactttgaaaatccaaaaccatcaaaatggcggccttggcCGTTCTATTAAATGAGCCCTGGAACTATCCAGAATGTGAACTTGTTGAGTAGGTGTTCTAGCTGAAACAAATTGTGGCTCTAAGTTTGATATGGATATGAACACCCCCGACTCTTCCTCACTCTTTCTGTATATTTCTTTGccgctgtctgtctgcagttggAGAGTCAGTGTCAGGAGCTGCACAGTGAGCGACATGTGACCAAAGTGGAGAATGTGAAGCTTAAGCAGACAAACGATGAGCTAGCTTTGGAGCTGGAACAAACCAGCCAGCAGCTGATGCTAGCAGAGGAGCAGCTGAGTCTGCTGCAGGAGCAGTCGTCACGCCTCCATGAGGAGAAGGAGCTGTGAGTTACACCTTATCTGTCTTTGCTGGACTTTCTTCTGATTTCCCCCAATCTACCCTCTGGCATCCAGATGAGAAGAATAGAGGTAGCAAAACCTCCCACTGGGGTACAGGTTTGCACCCTGTTCATAAATTCCCATCAAAATGACACAGCTTTTGAGCCAAAAAACCCCCCCCAACAAATCACTGAATCAAAACTAAACATCTGTTTTGTTCATTTTCTTTCTGTGGTTCTCATAATCTCAATAAAATTAATGTGTTTAACAATAAAGCATAAGCAGGGTGCATGTCTGATACGATACAGGGAAATTTCCCGTAGCCATGGTACTAGATTGTGCAATGTTGTTCAACACAGGGAATTATACAGAGCGACTGAGGGACTGCAGAGGGAACGGGCGAGCCTGCTGAAACAGCTAGACATGCTGAGGTATGTATAATGACAGCAGCAGAGGTGCAGTTGAACTTAGAGAAAACTGTTCAAGCAATATGAGGCAACATTGAgcattttttaaaaatctgtttattgggttttgcaaTTTTTTTAAACATCACAGAAACAGTCAAGCGTATGTATCCCCTCCCtctttcccctccctcccttccatcCCCATGGCAGAgataaacaggaaaaaaaaaacgtagCACAGGTGACAATCAAAGACAGAATTAGCATTATgtgaagatgatgtctagcatcatgtgtaaacTCCCAAGTCATGCCATTACAGTATATGCATGGACTcctaaagaaaaaaggaaaaagaactgtttgcatgtgtgtgtatgtatgcagaaCATCCTATCTAACCTTCTGTAGCTTTAGCTATCCCCATGCTCTGGAGCAACTGTTCTTGGAGATTTATTACTAATTGCAAATCATTGACACATCACTGTGAGTTGTATGCTCGGGTGGGATGGCCTGCTCTGGCCACCCGAAGGCTCAGTCATTggtatacttttatatataaGGCAATCCTCGGTCTACTGCCTTCCTACATTTGTGACTTAATTGCACTGAGAAGTGCTGACCCTTACTCCTTTCATTCTCTTGACTATGTGTTGCTTTGTGTTCCATATGGCCGACCTGAACTgggtaaaaaggcttttgttcattctgcacctttaacctggaatatgttgcagaatgactggaaacttacagagttaatctcactgagccattttaaatccaaattgagagtacttgaagctggTTTCACAACATGTACATGTTTTTTATAAttgcttgtaatttactttttttctaaatttttttgtcttttgtttgtgttttcaaatgtgtaattttgcaactgtgtgattttgtaactgtgctttccaattgctgctgcctatcttggccaggtctcccttgaaaaagaggtttgtaatctcaatgagatcctcctggttaaataaaggttaaataaataaaaaataataattaaggTCTTTACATAGTCCAGAAAAGGTGACCATGTTGTTTCAAAGTTTCTCAATGAACCTTTCAGGGCAAAGCTAATCTcctctaacttgatgtagtgtaACAGATCTTTGATCCATCCGCTGTGGGTAGGTGGCGATACGTGTTTCCATTTAAGTAGTATCAGACGTCTAGCTAAAAGAGAGGTAAAAGACATATGTAGGAAATATCCTTGCTAGACAAGCATTAGTATAATGAATGCGATGTAAGAGCTTACATTGTATAAGACTATGTCTAGCACATATTGAGGCGGTGTGAACTTGCCCCAACACAGTATCCCACGTCCCATCCATCAGCTCCACACCCAAATCCTGCTCCCAAGCAACTTTAAGATGCTTAAGAGTCTTGGACTTAATGGAATCTTTCAGTGTATATAATTGAAGTTCATAGAGAGAATGAGCATGagcattttttttacaaaaaacatAACGacagagggcatccgggtagcttcgtggtctattccgttgcctaccaacacagggatcccgattcgaatccccgtgttacctccggcttggtcgggcattcttacaggcacaattggccgtctctgtgggcgggaagccagatgtgggtatgtgtcctggtcgctgcactagcgcctcctctggtcagttggggcgcctgttcgggggggtgggggaactggggggaatagtgtgaccctcccatgtgctctgtccccctagtgaaactcctcactggaaggtgaaaagaagcagctggtgatggcacgtatcggaggaggcatgtggtagtctgcagccctccccggatcagcagagggggttgagcaatgaccaggatggcttggaagagtggggaaattggccagatacaattagggagaaaaaaggggcgggggggtccaaaaaaacaaaaaaagcatttaCTACTGTAAGTGCTTTAAACCCACTCGGCTAACCTTTTTAATAAGCCGCATATGTATCTCAGTAAGCCATGAAAAGAGCTTCACTCAGAGAAACATGATGCTCAGTGCTGATGTTAGGTGAATGGGTTAATAACAAATGCCAGATATCCCGTTTCACGGTGAAATATGGCAGCGATAAATGTTTTCTGGCTGTGtttttttgaatgtttttttttcttatctacaGGGAAATGAATAAACATCTGCGAGATGAAAGGGACATATGCTATCAGGTAGGCAGAATGAGATGTGCTTTATTTTCACTTCCATCTTTTGTATTACGCGTCCTGTTGGAAGGATGAACATGATGGCTGGAATCTAGACTTGCCGTGCAATATTGACTAAATGCCCTGTGGCTCACTTAAAGTGTTCAGCAACTTTATGAAAAGAATAAATCATTTGTTTTTGCCTCTACAGAAACCGGCAAATTCTAAGAATGCACCAGCTTGGAACCAGAGACCGCTGTTAAATACTGTGAAACATACAGATAGAGCTGTCTTTAAAAGGTAAAATATCCCTCAGAGGGTCCTAAAAGGCAATTTATATTAATTAGTCTGCTCCACTGAAGCAGCGTTAACCGTTGTTAATACTTCAGTGTTATTACTGTGACGGACTGTTTCTTAGCTGAAAAAGTAATTATACATAAATATACTTAAACCTTTATCCAGCTAAGCTGAATTTAGTTGTTTACTAATTGATTTCTTTGTTTATTTACTTGCTTAGGATGAATTTGAAGGAAGACCTTGATAAGTGGAAGTCAGGCTATGCATGTGACAGAACTGTACACTGTATGGCTTTATATTATATTAGTGTCACTAATTTATGTTGCCGTCTCTAATTCAACTTTATTGAAAATTATGAAATGTGAAATCCATGATTTTTCTCCATTGATTGGTCGTTATTTTATGCATTTGAAACGTGATGACAATGTGACAATTATGTTAGATAGACAATCAATATTGCAGTAGAAAAGTGTTCTGAGTCGAAGATACATGCTAAGAtgtactgggacacatcatcagtgatggttCCCGAGGTCCTCGGGTAttttgggtctttcaacatcatactcCCTCGCTCAGGCGACCCAGGCAGGGTTGATcaggcttgtgtcccagcagcattggcccacagatcactccttctgatccaaagccatctggaggccctctctgcagcctccaatgcaagacttgatggctttcctttttgcagccccaATGAtaccaagtagagtgtagagctTGTATAGTGagtggccagcaaagcctctatgCCTCACTTCCATTGGCTCACAAcacgccttccagcctctcctccggcactgatccaccagctctgATGTGTTGGAGGCAGTGAGAAATAGACCTGTTACAACTGTTTTTTCAGACTGTTAATTCAGtatgggcggcacgatggcgcaatggttagcgcagttgcctcataggaagaaggtcctggcttcgagccccggggtagtccaaccttgggggtcgtcccacgtcatcctctgtgtggagtttgcatgttctccccgtgtctgcgtgggtttcctccgggtgctccggtgtcctcccacagtccaaagacatgcaggtcaggtgaattggccatactaaattgtccctaggtgtgggtgtgttggtgtgtgtgtgtgtgggcctgtccaaggtgtctccctcctgctacccaatgactgctggaatagcctccagcatccccgcaacactgagagcaggatgagcaatttggataatggatggatggataattcagCTATTTCCACccatgtgccatcagctcagcagtaaacatttCTTATTCTTGAAAAATTGGATGAATGGACCAAAGGTGACACAGacagtattacaaactacatcaaactatagCACAACACTGTTcaactgtaatattgattgtctgCCAAATAGAAACATCACCATCTActgctattactttcggctgctcccgttaggggttgccacagcagatcatccatttcgttctcttcctgtcctctgcatcgtcctctgtcacaccagccacttgcatgtcctccctcaccacatccataaacctcctctttggccttcttcttttcctcttccctggcagctccatgttcagcatccttctcccaatatacccagcatctctcctccacacctgtccaaaccatttcaatcttgcctctcttgctttttctccaaaccgtccaatctgagttgtccctctaatatacttgtccctaattctgtccttctgcATCACTCCCAAATATTGATTGTCCGTCAAATAGAAACATCACCATGGTGTGTCAATTTTCAAtcttttttcctgctggagttgtttccaacactTACGTGTTTGCCGCAGCACCAGTTGGTGCGACCCTACTAAAAAATGTCAACAGCAGTATATGGAGCCTTGAGTGTCTGTTATAGAAAAGCCAGTCAGTAGTATGTAAGCTTTATCCAGGTGGATAAAATAATGATGTATCAACGGGGGGGAAAATTGTGGATCTTGGCGTTAAATATGTGTGATGTTTGTTTTCGGTCTTGTTCCTCTTAGTCACTGCTGTTTGTTTCTTTCTATCTGTAGTGTGGATGAGGAACTGACCCCGAACTGTAATACTAAAAGCCTATTGAACCGATCACATCGGTTACCAAGCCTGGAAGAGGAGACAATAGGCAACCACCCGCCACCTGACAGAAAGCACCTCCCAAGGATAATCTCCATTGAGGAGGACCACTTGCCCCAGTTGCTCCAGGGTGACAGCCAGGCCCAGTCCCCAGTCCAGGAGTGGAGTGAAGCAGAGGAGGCCACAGAAGAGGAGGAGCACATGGACCTAGCGATGAGCAATATCTTCCCACCTATGTCATCTGTACAGCCTCAGCAGCACGGGGACggcaggagaggaggagacatCCCGCCCTCCCCCAGGGGTCAGCCCGTTGGCAAGGAGACCAGCCTAAACGTATGCTTCTTGACTCAAGACTTCCGTTTACATAAAGGCATGCTATACAGAGTCATGCTAACGTTGTTACCGCTTCTTGACCTTTTCATACTATGACCTGTATGACTTAATTCTCTGCTTTACCTTTGTGACTGGAACGATAACCTAGAAATGTGCCggggtttcctgtttgttgcttTCGCACACCCTTTGAACAAACGTTGAAAGGTTTGATGATGCAATACAGTTTGTTTAAAAAGCCAATTTTTAGCACTCTGACCAGAAAATAGATAAGCAGACGGGTTACAGGTGTTACATTTCTCAGGTTGGGGATGTCAGCCTGTGTATGTGACCTTAATACTGCAACCTATGCCAGGCGAATAAGATTTAGCCACTGGAATAACCATTTAAATAAAATAAGTTTGTGTCCCCAGTTCCTGCTCCCATCATTCTTCTCTGTCTGTGTAGGAGGAAAGTACCGGCCAGCCGCCTGATCGGCTCTTCAAGATCGTACTGGTGGGGAACTCTAGTGTAGGAAAGACCTCTCTTCTCAGGCGATTCTGTGATGACTGTTTTTACCCCTGCACATCTGCAACTGTGGGTAGGTTaagagaacaaacacacacataacatgcaCACACTACATCACTTCCTTTGTTAAAAAACGAAGGCATCTAGAGATCAGACCTTGCAGTCAACCTCAGGCATTCTTACAcctacatattttttttttaaatcttcctctcaccctttttcgggtggtgtgtgtcttcctcaagctcaggtcctctaccagaggctttggagtttgagggttctgtgcttagctgttcctaggactgcactcttctggacagaggcctcagatgttgttcctggaatctgctggagccactctcgcagttttgggggtcacagcccatagtgctcctattactactgagactactgtggatttatatataaaatatataaaaataagtaataataacatcataatatatataatatatatataatattgtccagggtgtctccctgcctgcagcccaatgactgctgggataggctccagcatccccgcgaacctgagagcaggataagcggtttggataatggatggatggatagatggataataatacacaataaataatataaataatgagaaattatatatatatatatatatatatatatatatatatatatgatgaacatatatatgtatgtgtgtgtgtgtgtgtatatgttcatCTGCTCAGCACTTGAATGTAGCCGTTTATTTAACAGTGTAAAAATAACAAGTGTTGACGTCACTTAAACCCATCAGTGAACGGTCACGATGCAAAGATGAATTGTGCCTTTGCATCATTTGAATGGCCTGTATACGATTGCCCTACTTTTATACATTATCCTACTGGATAACCACCACTCACCATCATCTATTCAAGTGTCTCTTGAAACTTGCTTTGTGGAAGTGGGTGCACCAATGCTCTCAGGCTGAGGAGACCCTCAGCCTGTTAACACTGTTACTGAGGCAGTAGAGAAAAATAAAGTTATGTTATTGATGATAATTCTTTGTTACAGGTCCAGCACCTAACTTGCTTGGATGTATTTCTGGACTGTCCTGAGTAAACCCCTCAAATGTCCGTTCATGcagagaaaaacaaatttaatGCAAAAGCTGTGCTTGATCTTAGTCAGATTTGTACAAAGACAGTAAAAACGACTCATGACAAAATTAGCCCTGGTTTGAAAAATACAATATACTTTTGAATTTAGTATTCCCCGTCTCCGTATTGACCCGTTTTTGaaaattttaaaaagaaaagTCATTGTggagtaaatgtaaatgttagTACATGTAAATGTTAGTACATAATTTCTGTGCATTTCTTCATGTTATACCCTCTTATTCATTGGTGCAAATGAGTTTGAAATATTATAGCTTTTCTGAAGAACCAGAATTGTTTGAttaatcatgtttttttttttttcctgtttcaaCAGGCATAGACTACAGTGTGAAGACGATAACTGTGGACAACAGCCAGGTGGCGCTGCAGATGTGGGATACAGCAGGACAAGAGAGGTGAGGTATTGGTCTGTAAAGATATAGAGAGCATTTGGAAAAAAGTCACatcttttctttttatttgtttttttgttgttttgacaAGAGTCCCTCGCATGTCCAGTTTGCTTAGTCTGCTCACTTTCACTCACCAGAGAAGAGTTGCCCAATTCCAGCAGGTCACATTGTGTTTTATCCTGTTTTGCTCCCTGTTGAAGGACAatacccctttttttttcttctagttTTGGTGCATGAAATTATACTCCTTCTAGTCTTGCATAGCCAGACCTATCTCTATATTTcattttagtgctgtgccagtgcTGGAGAAATTCCTACTActctttatatttatttattattatttattatatttacgagtttaaatacttggggttaactgtccaaagtaacggggagtgcaggagagaggtgaagaagagagtgcaggcagggtggagtgggtggagaagagtgtcaggctagacttgcaacagaagggtaccagcaagagttaaagggaaggtttacaagatggttgtgagaccagctatgttatatggtttggagacagtggcactgatgaaaggacaggtggagctggaggtggcagagttgaagatgctaagattttcactgcgagtgatgaagaaggacaggattagcaacaagtatattagagggaccgctcaggttggacggtttggagaaaaagcaagagagacaagattgagatggtttggacatgtgtggaggagagatgctgggtatattgggagaaggatgctgaatatggagctgccagggaagaggaaaagaggaaggccaaagaggaggtttatggatgtggtgaggaaggacatgcaggtggctggtgtgacagagggagatgcagaggacaggaagaaatggaaacggatgatccgctgtggcgacccctaacgggagcgcccaaaagtagtagtagtagttttttttatttttatttattaatatttatttattatttattattattatttgtattttattttgtattattttgtattttttatttatgtatttttttattttcttaaagtTATACTACTCTTTGTAGTGTAACATGGGGAAGCAAAGTGCTTTGAGGCTACTTCAACAGGTTGATTTAATGATATTACACCTCCAAGTTTGCAAGTCCCTCGGCTGGGGCACTGACTGTTAAGCACGTACATGCTGCAAAGCACTCAGGGAATCTTTTGGGACTTTCGAAGTGCCGGTAAGAACATGAGATAACTCTTCCTCCGTCCTCTCAGGTATCGCAGCATAACCAAGCAGTTCTTCCGCAAGGCTGACGGCGTAGTTGTGATGTACGACATCACAGCTGAGAGGAGCTTCACTGCTGTGAGGCAGTGGCTGATGAATGTAAAAGTGAGAAActttttaaaacctttttttaaCCCCCCGTTGTAGAACTCTTAGGTGAAATCAAATctgtatttgaaaaaaaaagtacattttgCAAAATACTATTGAAAATTCCCAGACAAAACAGTAGTGCAGCAGAAAAAGTCCTTTATCAATGGTTAGAATGACCTTTTGTTTATTAATAAATGCATGCAAAAATTTATATAATTTCTGAGTTGATGAGCTTAAATAGAATAAACTCATATTGAAGATTTAACATCACATGAAGGTATCTTCCTCCTCTGAGATTAATGTAGAGGAAGCAGACTAAGTCACCAACAGTCTTCCTCATGCTAGAGCAGGCCTTGAGTCTTAATGGCCTCCATGAGGACAGTTCTCATAGCTCCTAATGTCCCTGTCGCACTTCTCCCATCTCCTCGTTTATAGGAAGGGACAGGTGAGGATATACCCATCATGCTCCTGGGGAACAAAACAGACAGGCAGAATGAGAGGGAAGTCCAGATTGGCGTGGGCGTGAAACTAGCCCAGGTTTGTATGCCTGTCTTGTTTACTAATCTCAAGGGTTTTTTGCTAATGGCACTTGTCTTCAATATATGGCCCCAAAAACGGGCCATTTtgttaatatacactaccgttcaaaagtttgggatcacccaaacaattttgtgttttccatgtaaagtcacacatattcaccaccatatgttgtgaaatgaatagaaaatagagtcaagacattgacaaggttagaaataatgatttgtatttgaaataagattttttttacatcaaactttgctttcgtcaaagaatcctccatttgcagcaattacagcattgcagacctttggcattctagctgttaatttgttgaggtaatctggagaaattgcaccccacgcttccagaagcagctcccacaagttggattggttggatgggcacttcttgcgtaccatacggtcaagctgctcccacaacagctcaatggggttcagatctggtgactgcgctggccactccattaccgatagaataccagctgcctgcttctgctctaaatagttcttgcacaatttggaggtgtgtttagggtcattgtcctgttgtaggatgaaattggctccaatcaagcgctgtccactgggtatggcatggcgttgcaaaatggagtgatagccttccttattcagaatcccttttaccctgtacaaatctcccaccttaccagcaccaaagcaaccccagaccatcaca
The window above is part of the Lampris incognitus isolate fLamInc1 chromosome 6, fLamInc1.hap2, whole genome shotgun sequence genome. Proteins encoded here:
- the cracr2aa gene encoding EF-hand calcium-binding domain-containing protein 4B, which produces MAAFAFTHATSDVTGTATAAGPLKSRQEREEETCIRESDWSQGEDGNGGHETILDKTHEIFQICDIEEKGFVTRRDMQRLKRELPLSADELENVFDTLDADGNGYLTLDEFSSGFSEFLSGRKISVEEGTGETSPRGSPPEALYQSQWDEKLTAGEDEEEQHFCMLLESLGASNVLEDPGEVRSLWARLRHDEPQLLSNFEEFLARVTSQIKEANQEKRDMESALKRKVATHDDEIQYLYEEMEQQIKNEKDRILLQDYERFLSHSQDLDLQLSGKEKELDQLLHKQRRLESQCQELHSERHVTKVENVKLKQTNDELALELEQTSQQLMLAEEQLSLLQEQSSRLHEEKELELYRATEGLQRERASLLKQLDMLREMNKHLRDERDICYQKPANSKNAPAWNQRPLLNTVKHTDRAVFKSVDEELTPNCNTKSLLNRSHRLPSLEEETIGNHPPPDRKHLPRIISIEEDHLPQLLQGDSQAQSPVQEWSEAEEATEEEEHMDLAMSNIFPPMSSVQPQQHGDGRRGGDIPPSPRGQPVGKETSLNEESTGQPPDRLFKIVLVGNSSVGKTSLLRRFCDDCFYPCTSATVGIDYSVKTITVDNSQVALQMWDTAGQERYRSITKQFFRKADGVVVMYDITAERSFTAVRQWLMNVKEGTGEDIPIMLLGNKTDRQNEREVQIGVGVKLAQDCQLIFFECSACSGHNVMESMIHLARILKEQEDREKEKTVQLHSPSEKKRSCC